In Mus caroli chromosome 9, CAROLI_EIJ_v1.1, whole genome shotgun sequence, a single window of DNA contains:
- the Xirp1 gene encoding xin actin-binding repeat-containing protein 1 isoform X1, with protein sequence MADAQMQVAPTPTIQMRTGEDLSLPHPSAPEGLPPPPPKESFSKFQQQRQASELRRLYKHIHPELRKNLEEAVAEDLAEVLGSEEPTEGDVQCMRWIFENWRLDAIGDHERQAAREPVSGGNVQATSRKFEEGSFTNSSDQEPEALRPSGGDVRAARQMFETKPLDALRGQEEATQTTMREPAATGDVQGTRKLFETRPLDRLGSRPSIQEQSPLELRSEIQELKGDVKKTVKLFQTEPLCAIQDAEGTIHEVKAACREEIQSNAVRSARWLFETRPLDAFNQDPSQVRVIRGISLEEGALPDVSATRWIFETQPLDAIREIEVDEKDFQPSPDLIPPGPDVQHQRHLFETCALDTLKGERETEAEAPPKEEVIPGDVRSTLWLFETKPLDAFRDQVQVGHLQRVGQQEGEGLVTECLPSNGTSVLPLPQGVPQNDGLKGDVKTFKNLFETLPLDSIGQGEPSAYGNINRGQKTDSAEQSQGSDAPVYAMQDSRGKLHALTSVSREQVVGGDVQGYKWMFETQPLDTLGRSPSTIDVVRGITRQEVVAGDVGTTRWLFETQPLEMIHQQEQQKREEEEGKGPGGPPPELPKKGDVQTIRWLFETYPMSELAEKRESEVTDPVSKAETQSCTWMFGPQSLNPAEGSGEQHLQTSQVPAGDRQTDRHVFETESLPASSQSSGRKPVRYCSRVEIPSGQVSRQKEVFQALEAGKKEVPETTISLGSIPTGSVHKFTWLFENCPMGSLAAESIRGDNLQEEQPKGSAGHGTPERQETAAERTLRTLHATPGILHHGGILMEARGPGELCLAKYVLPSPGQGRPYIRKEELVCGELPRIVRQVLRRTDVDQQGLLVQEDTAGQLQLHPLTLPGPGDPGNIEDMDPELQQLLACGLGVSVSKTGLVMQETGQGLVALTAYSLQPQLASRAPERSSVQLLASCIDKGDLHSLHSLRWEPPTDPSSGPATEESQRLPPTESIIHVTPLDSTMEMGQLRISGSTPCPPPSRAAGKVVLPNGKPVAQAPLQEARKKMDISHAGQKGKAASGRPEGTTASPLGSGAPDLQEAMQNLRLATAEAQSLHQQVLSRHPQGSDPVATSMPVQDVLQASTPATGVTQGSIRPVAGSEARIPAVPRKVSGDNKAVPRGLPRGWVTIQDGIYTAHPVRNSDPHGAIQPSEKEPHPRHSPPQADQGQSPRPGYREPGGHTQRAWEPLGKVMPQISLECLQAADTSLKTAPLTHHTLTSKPQAAGASLHSHNASVPPPPTLPAAVTEEPDHPTQGHHQEDSIQQAPEPLQEPLLHIHNRPSGQKTPEGSETKPSKAESTMPPRKKPPVPPKPAHLSQIHPPQRLPKPLAGSARTSEAGQDHKPGEPGVANPGSAKAPTIAGQDCLPLAESSKGQKQPAHQRPLSSVASRPSSGQITSSNSQSLESPKLNILNNDSSPPQKHPSSPPKQGTPESPQGSHQELQGLLSQVQTLEKEASSSVDVQALRKLFEGVPQLGGGVPQAPTAPHVTEASMEQAFGELTRVSTEVAQLKEQTLARLLDIEEAVHKALSSMSSLQSEAPTSSHPQGTTKDPSVNKVLVSSRASQTSASQVKDPPLVKTQDKVESHPEDKMRNHAEARGQAAVNVLPSRRLETLRGAEPGLLQVSPSCTGSSSPTFISVQSATKKLPEASSPQGSHYISGKNTHLGQGIGQALLYQRDTQDQAGTKEMFIEGSVPTGQPKNVLELQTGSATSKSYGAMRTVTEQYEEMDQFGNTVLTSSTTITQHADPLTDPRPQLCLHTSPMLRQFLHSPSRFNSDLAEAEITWTPCNHFHPAAQ encoded by the coding sequence ATGGCTGATGCCCAGATGCAGGTAGCTCCTACACCAACCATCCAAATGAGGACAGGAGAGGACCtgtccctccctcatccctcagCCCCAGAGGGTCTGCCGCCACCGCCCCCCAAAGAATCCTTCTCCAAGTTCCAGCAGCAGCGGCAAGCCAGTGAACTCCGGCGTCTCTACAAACACATCCACCCTGAGCTTCGGAAGAACCTCGAGGAGGCTGTGGCTGAGGACCTGGCAGAGGTCCTCGGTTCGGAGGAGCCCACTGAGGGCGATGTTCAATGTATGCGCTGGATCTTTGAGAACTGGCGGCTAGATGCCATTGGCGATCACGAGAGGCAAGCTGCCAGGGAACCTGTGTCAGGTGGCAACGTCCAGGCCACCTCTCGAAAGTTTGAGGAAGGCTCCTTTACCAACAGCTCAGATCAGGAGCCGGAGGCACTCCGGCCATCAGGGGGTGATGTCCGAGCTGCCAGACAGATGTTTGAGACCAAGCCACTGGATGCGCTGAGAGGCCAGGAAGAGGCAACACAGACAACCATGAGGGAACCTGCAGCCACTGGAGATGTACAGGGAACCAGAAAGCTCTTTGAGACTAGGCCCCTGGACCGGCTGGGCTCCCGCCCCTCTATCCAGGAGCAGAGCCCTTTAGAGCTGCGCTCAGAGATTCAGGAGCTGAAGGGTGATGTGAAGAAGACGGTGAAGCTGTTTCAGACGGAACCTCTATGCGCCATCCAGGATGCAGAGGGCACCATCCACGAAGTCAAGGCTGCCTGTCGGGAGGAGATTCAAAGCAATGCAGTGAGGTCTGCTCGGTGGCTCTTTGAGACCCGACCTCTGGATGCCTTCAACCAGGACCCCAGCCAGGTGCGGGTGATTCGGGGGATCTCCCTTGAGGAGGGAGCCCTGCCGGATGTCAGTGCAACTCGTTGGATCTTTGAGACGCAGCCTCTGGATGCCATTCGTGAGATCGAGGTGGACGAGAAGGACTTCCAGCCATCTCCGGATCTCATCCCTCCTGGCCCAGATGTTCAGCATCAGCGACATCTGTTTGAAACCTGTGCCCTGGACACTCTGAAGGGTGAAAGAGAAACCGAGGCAGAGGCTCCACCCAAGGAGGAGGTGATTCCTGGTGATGTCCGCTCTACACTCTGGCTATTTGAAACAAAACCCCTGGATGCTTTCAGAGACCAGGTCCAAGTGGGCCACCTGCAACGGGTGGGTCAACAGGAGGGTGAGGGGCTTGTGACAGAGTGTCTACCCAGTAATGGTACTTCGGTGTTGCCTCTGCCTCAGGGTGTCCCCCAGAACGATGGGTTGAAAGGGGATGTGAAAACTTTCAAGAATCTTTTTGAGACCCTTCCCTTAGACAGCATCGGGCAGGGTGAGCCTTCAGCCTATGGGAACATAAACAGAGGACAAAAGACTGATTCTGCTGAGCAGTCCCAGGGTTCTGACGCCCCGGTATATGCTATGCAGGACAGCAGGGGAAAGCTTCATGCCCTGACTTCTGTCAGCAGAGAGCAGGTAGTTGGAGGTGATGTACAGGGCTACAAGTGGATGTTTGAGACACAGCCCCTGGACACACTGGGTAGAAGCCCCAGTACCATCGATGTGGTACGAGGTATTACTCGGCAGGAAGTGGTGGCTGGGGATGTCGGTACCACTCGGTGGCTCTTTGAGACGCAGCCATTGGAGATGATCCACCAACAAGAGCAACAGAAacgagaggaggaagaggggaagggtcCAGGAGGCCCCCCTCCTGAGCTCCCCAAGAAGGGTGATGTACAGACCATCCGCTGGCTGTTTGAGACCTACCCTATGAGCGAGTTGGCAGAGAAGCGAGAATCTGAGGTCACAGACCCCGTGAGCAAGGCTGAGACACAGTCCTGCACCTGGATGTTTGGGCCCCAATCTCTGAACCCGGCAGAAGGCTCTGGGGAGCAACACCTGCAAACCAGCCAGGTTCCGgctggagacaggcagacagacagacatgtctTTGAGACTGAATCTCTGCCAGCCTCAAGCCAATCCAGTGGGAGAAAGCCTGTAAGGTACTGCAGCCGGGTGGAGATTCCTTCCGGGCAGGTATCTCGGCAGAAAGAGGTTTTCCAGGCCCTGGAGGCGGGCAAGAAGGAGGTCCCGGAGACCACAATCAGCCTGGGGTCCATCCCCACAGGCTCTGTGCATAAATTCACCTGGCTCTTTGAAAACTGCCCCATGGGCTCCCTGGCAGCTGAGAGCATCAGAGGAGACAACCTCCAGGAAGAACAACCAAAAGGCTCTGCAGGCCATGGGACACCAGAGAGGCAGGAGACAGCGGCAGAGAGAACCCTTCGGACTTTGCATGCCACCCCCGGCATCCTGCACCATGGAGGCATCCTCATGGAGGCCCGAGGGCCAGGGGAGCTCTGCCTTGCCAAGTATGTGCTCCCAAGCCCAGGGCAGGGGCGCCCCTACATACGGAAGGAGGAGCTGGTGTGTGGTGAGCTCCCCAGGATCGTCCGTCAAGTGCTGCGCCGGACAGATGTGGACCAGCAGGGACTACTGGTTCAGGAGGACACAGCTGGGCAGCTCCAGCTCCACCCACTCACGCTGCCAGGGCCTGGTGACCCTGGGAATATTGAAGATATGGACCCTGAGCTCCAGCAGCTGCTGGCCTGTGGCCTGGGAGTCTCTGTGTCAAAGACGGGGCTGGTGATGCAAGAGACAGGGCAGGGCCTAGTGGCACTGACTGCCTActccctccagccccagcttgCCAGCAGGGCCCCTGAAAGAAGCAGTGTGCAGCTGCTGGCCAGCTGCATAGACAAAGGAGACCTGCACAGCCTTCACAGTTTGCGGTGGGAGCCGCCAACAGACCCAAGTTCTGGACCAGCTACTGAGGAGTCCCAGAGGCTTCCCCCAACTGAGAGCATCATACATGTTACCCCATTAGACTCCACCATGGAGATGGGGCAGCTGAGAATCTCAGGATCCACACCCTGCCCACCTCCATCTCGGGCAGCTGGAAAAGTGGTCCTTCCAAATGGGAAACCTGTAGCCCAAGCTCCATTgcaggaagcaaggaagaaaatggaCATCAGCCATGCTGGGCAGAAAGGGAAGGCAGCCTCAGGAAGACCAGAAGGAACCACTGCTTCCCCTCTAGGGTCTGGGGCTCCAGATCTCCAGGAAGCCATGCAGAATCTGCGTTTGGCAACCGCTGAGGCCCAAAGCCTGCACCAGCAGGTTCTGAGCAGGCATCCACAGGGCTCTGACCCTGTAGCCACCTCCATGCCTGTCCAAGATGTTCTGCAAGCATCCACTCCTGCCACTGGGGTTACTCAAGGCAGCATCAGGCCCGTGGCTGGAAGTGAAGCCAGGATTCCAGCAGTCCCCAGAAAGGTCAGTGGGGACAACAAAGCAGTCCCCAGAGGGCTGCCTAGGGGGTGGGTGACCATACAGGATGGCATCTACACTGCTCACCCTGTGAGAAACTCTGACCCACATGGGGCTATCCAGCCTTCTGAAAAAGAGCCCCATCCAAGGCACAGCCCACCCCAGGCAGACCAAGGTCAGAGTCCCAGGCCGGGGTATCGTGAGCCTGGGGGTCATACACAAAGGGCTTGGGAACCTCTGGGGAAAGTGATGCCCCAAATCTCGCTTgagtgcctccaggcagcagacaCCTCCCTGAAGACTGCCCCTCTAACTCACCACACCCTGACATCTAAACCCCAGGCTGCAGGTGCCAGCCTGCACTCCCATAATGCTTCTGTTCCTCCCCCTCCTACTCTCCCAGCTGCTGTGACAGAAGAACCTGACCACCCAACTCAAGGCCACCACCAGGAGGACTCCATCCAGCAGGCCCCGGAGCCCCTGCAGGAACCCCTTCTTCATATTCACAACAGACCTTCTGGCCAGAAAACCCCTGAAGGGTCAGAGACAAAACCCTCCAAAGCAGAATCCACCATGCCTCCAAGAAAGAAACCCCCAGTGCCTCCCAAACCTGCACATCTAAGCCAAATCCACCCACCTCAGAGGCTGCCCAAGCCCTTAgcaggctctgccagaacctcaGAAGCAGGACAAGACCATAAGCCAGGTGAGCCAGGTGTAGCCAACCCAGGGTCAGCCAAAGCTCCCACAATAGCAGGCCAggactgcctgcctctggctgaaAGCTCCAAGGGCCAGAAGCAACCTGCGCATCAGCGTCCACTCAGCTCTGTGGCTTCCAGGCCTAGCAGTGGTCAGATAACCAGCAGCAACAGCCAGAGCCTCGAGTCTCCTAAGCTGAACATTCTCAACAATGACTCCAGCCCACCACAAAAGCACCCTAGCTCCCCCCCAAAGCAGGGGACCCCTGAGAGTCCACAGGGCAGCCATCAAGAGCTCCAGGGCCTCCTGAGCCAAGTGCAAACCCTGGAAAAGGAAGCATCTAGCAGCGTGGATGTGCAGGCCCTGCGGAAGCTCTTCGAGGGCGTACCCCAGCTGGGAGGGGGAGTCCCTCAGGCTCCCACTGCCCCCCACGTGACTGAGGCCTCCATGGAGCAGGCCTTTGGGGAACTGACTCGGGTGAGTACAGAGGTGGCCCAGCTGAAAGAACAGACCCTAGCCAGGCTGCTGGACATTGAAGAAGCAGTGCACAAGGCTCTTAGCTCCATGTCTAGCCTCCAGTCTGAGGCTCCCACAAGCAGCCATCCACAGGGAACTACAAAAGATCCCAGTGTGAACAAGGTCTTAGTCAGTAGCAGAGCCAGCCAGACAAGCGCTAGCCAGGTCAAAGATCCACCCCTAGTCAAAACCCAAGACAAAGTTGAGAGCCATCCTGAGGACAAGATGAGAAATCacgcagaggccagaggccaggcaGCAGTGAACGTCCTGCCCTCCAGGAGGCTGGAGACACTGAGAGGAGCCGAGCCTGGCCTCCTACAAGTCTCTCCTTCCTGCACAGGATCCTCCTCTCCAACTTTCATCTCAGTCCAGTCAGCTACAAAGAAGCTTCCGGAAGCGTCTAGCCCTCAGGGAAGTCATTATATCTCAGGGAAAAATACACACCTAGGTCAGGGCATAGGTCAAGCCCTGCTCTACCAGAGAGATACCCAGGATCAGGCTGGGACAAAGGAGATGTTCATCGAGGGCTCTGTGCCCACAGGGCAGCCAAAGAACGTTCTGGAACTCCAGACTGGGTCAGCTACCTCCAAGTCCTATGGAGCCATGAGAACAGTGACCGAGCAGTATGAGGAGATGGACCAATTTGGGAATACAGTCCTCACttcctccaccaccatcacccagcacGCAGACCCGCTGACGGACCCCAGaccccagctctgcctgcacacTTCTCCCATGCTAAGGCAGTTCCTCCACAGCCCCTCTAGATTCAACAGTGACCTGGCAGAAGCTGAGATAACATGGACTCCCTGTAACCACTTCCACCCGGCTGCCCAGTGA
- the Xirp1 gene encoding xin actin-binding repeat-containing protein 1 isoform X2: MADAQMQVAPTPTIQMRTGEDLSLPHPSAPEGLPPPPPKESFSKFQQQRQASELRRLYKHIHPELRKNLEEAVAEDLAEVLGSEEPTEGDVQCMRWIFENWRLDAIGDHERQAAREPVSGGNVQATSRKFEEGSFTNSSDQEPEALRPSGGDVRAARQMFETKPLDALRGQEEATQTTMREPAATGDVQGTRKLFETRPLDRLGSRPSIQEQSPLELRSEIQELKGDVKKTVKLFQTEPLCAIQDAEGTIHEVKAACREEIQSNAVRSARWLFETRPLDAFNQDPSQVRVIRGISLEEGALPDVSATRWIFETQPLDAIREIEVDEKDFQPSPDLIPPGPDVQHQRHLFETCALDTLKGERETEAEAPPKEEVIPGDVRSTLWLFETKPLDAFRDQVQVGHLQRVGQQEGEGLVTECLPSNGTSVLPLPQGVPQNDGLKGDVKTFKNLFETLPLDSIGQGEPSAYGNINRGQKTDSAEQSQGSDAPVYAMQDSRGKLHALTSVSREQVVGGDVQGYKWMFETQPLDTLGRSPSTIDVVRGITRQEVVAGDVGTTRWLFETQPLEMIHQQEQQKREEEEGKGPGGPPPELPKKGDVQTIRWLFETYPMSELAEKRESEVTDPVSKAETQSCTWMFGPQSLNPAEGSGEQHLQTSQVPAGDRQTDRHVFETESLPASSQSSGRKPVRYCSRVEIPSGQVSRQKEVFQALEAGKKEVPETTISLGSIPTGSVHKFTWLFENCPMGSLAAESIRGDNLQEEQPKGSAGHGTPERQETAAERTLRTLHATPGILHHGGILMEARGPGELCLAKYVLPSPGQGRPYIRKEELVCGELPRIVRQVLRRTDVDQQGLLVQEDTAGQLQLHPLTLPGPGDPGNIEDMDPELQQLLACGLGVSVSKTGLVMQETGQGLVALTAYSLQPQLASRAPERSSVQLLASCIDKGDLHSLHSLRWEPPTDPSSGPATEESQRLPPTESIIHVTPLDSTMEMGQLRISGSTPCPPPSRAAGKVVLPNGKPVAQAPLQEARKKMDISHAGQKGKAASGRPEGTTASPLGSGAPDLQEAMQNLRLATAEAQSLHQQVLSRHPQGSDPVATSMPVQDVLQASTPATGVTQGSIRPVAGSEARIPAVPRKLL, encoded by the exons ATGGCTGATGCCCAGATGCAGGTAGCTCCTACACCAACCATCCAAATGAGGACAGGAGAGGACCtgtccctccctcatccctcagCCCCAGAGGGTCTGCCGCCACCGCCCCCCAAAGAATCCTTCTCCAAGTTCCAGCAGCAGCGGCAAGCCAGTGAACTCCGGCGTCTCTACAAACACATCCACCCTGAGCTTCGGAAGAACCTCGAGGAGGCTGTGGCTGAGGACCTGGCAGAGGTCCTCGGTTCGGAGGAGCCCACTGAGGGCGATGTTCAATGTATGCGCTGGATCTTTGAGAACTGGCGGCTAGATGCCATTGGCGATCACGAGAGGCAAGCTGCCAGGGAACCTGTGTCAGGTGGCAACGTCCAGGCCACCTCTCGAAAGTTTGAGGAAGGCTCCTTTACCAACAGCTCAGATCAGGAGCCGGAGGCACTCCGGCCATCAGGGGGTGATGTCCGAGCTGCCAGACAGATGTTTGAGACCAAGCCACTGGATGCGCTGAGAGGCCAGGAAGAGGCAACACAGACAACCATGAGGGAACCTGCAGCCACTGGAGATGTACAGGGAACCAGAAAGCTCTTTGAGACTAGGCCCCTGGACCGGCTGGGCTCCCGCCCCTCTATCCAGGAGCAGAGCCCTTTAGAGCTGCGCTCAGAGATTCAGGAGCTGAAGGGTGATGTGAAGAAGACGGTGAAGCTGTTTCAGACGGAACCTCTATGCGCCATCCAGGATGCAGAGGGCACCATCCACGAAGTCAAGGCTGCCTGTCGGGAGGAGATTCAAAGCAATGCAGTGAGGTCTGCTCGGTGGCTCTTTGAGACCCGACCTCTGGATGCCTTCAACCAGGACCCCAGCCAGGTGCGGGTGATTCGGGGGATCTCCCTTGAGGAGGGAGCCCTGCCGGATGTCAGTGCAACTCGTTGGATCTTTGAGACGCAGCCTCTGGATGCCATTCGTGAGATCGAGGTGGACGAGAAGGACTTCCAGCCATCTCCGGATCTCATCCCTCCTGGCCCAGATGTTCAGCATCAGCGACATCTGTTTGAAACCTGTGCCCTGGACACTCTGAAGGGTGAAAGAGAAACCGAGGCAGAGGCTCCACCCAAGGAGGAGGTGATTCCTGGTGATGTCCGCTCTACACTCTGGCTATTTGAAACAAAACCCCTGGATGCTTTCAGAGACCAGGTCCAAGTGGGCCACCTGCAACGGGTGGGTCAACAGGAGGGTGAGGGGCTTGTGACAGAGTGTCTACCCAGTAATGGTACTTCGGTGTTGCCTCTGCCTCAGGGTGTCCCCCAGAACGATGGGTTGAAAGGGGATGTGAAAACTTTCAAGAATCTTTTTGAGACCCTTCCCTTAGACAGCATCGGGCAGGGTGAGCCTTCAGCCTATGGGAACATAAACAGAGGACAAAAGACTGATTCTGCTGAGCAGTCCCAGGGTTCTGACGCCCCGGTATATGCTATGCAGGACAGCAGGGGAAAGCTTCATGCCCTGACTTCTGTCAGCAGAGAGCAGGTAGTTGGAGGTGATGTACAGGGCTACAAGTGGATGTTTGAGACACAGCCCCTGGACACACTGGGTAGAAGCCCCAGTACCATCGATGTGGTACGAGGTATTACTCGGCAGGAAGTGGTGGCTGGGGATGTCGGTACCACTCGGTGGCTCTTTGAGACGCAGCCATTGGAGATGATCCACCAACAAGAGCAACAGAAacgagaggaggaagaggggaagggtcCAGGAGGCCCCCCTCCTGAGCTCCCCAAGAAGGGTGATGTACAGACCATCCGCTGGCTGTTTGAGACCTACCCTATGAGCGAGTTGGCAGAGAAGCGAGAATCTGAGGTCACAGACCCCGTGAGCAAGGCTGAGACACAGTCCTGCACCTGGATGTTTGGGCCCCAATCTCTGAACCCGGCAGAAGGCTCTGGGGAGCAACACCTGCAAACCAGCCAGGTTCCGgctggagacaggcagacagacagacatgtctTTGAGACTGAATCTCTGCCAGCCTCAAGCCAATCCAGTGGGAGAAAGCCTGTAAGGTACTGCAGCCGGGTGGAGATTCCTTCCGGGCAGGTATCTCGGCAGAAAGAGGTTTTCCAGGCCCTGGAGGCGGGCAAGAAGGAGGTCCCGGAGACCACAATCAGCCTGGGGTCCATCCCCACAGGCTCTGTGCATAAATTCACCTGGCTCTTTGAAAACTGCCCCATGGGCTCCCTGGCAGCTGAGAGCATCAGAGGAGACAACCTCCAGGAAGAACAACCAAAAGGCTCTGCAGGCCATGGGACACCAGAGAGGCAGGAGACAGCGGCAGAGAGAACCCTTCGGACTTTGCATGCCACCCCCGGCATCCTGCACCATGGAGGCATCCTCATGGAGGCCCGAGGGCCAGGGGAGCTCTGCCTTGCCAAGTATGTGCTCCCAAGCCCAGGGCAGGGGCGCCCCTACATACGGAAGGAGGAGCTGGTGTGTGGTGAGCTCCCCAGGATCGTCCGTCAAGTGCTGCGCCGGACAGATGTGGACCAGCAGGGACTACTGGTTCAGGAGGACACAGCTGGGCAGCTCCAGCTCCACCCACTCACGCTGCCAGGGCCTGGTGACCCTGGGAATATTGAAGATATGGACCCTGAGCTCCAGCAGCTGCTGGCCTGTGGCCTGGGAGTCTCTGTGTCAAAGACGGGGCTGGTGATGCAAGAGACAGGGCAGGGCCTAGTGGCACTGACTGCCTActccctccagccccagcttgCCAGCAGGGCCCCTGAAAGAAGCAGTGTGCAGCTGCTGGCCAGCTGCATAGACAAAGGAGACCTGCACAGCCTTCACAGTTTGCGGTGGGAGCCGCCAACAGACCCAAGTTCTGGACCAGCTACTGAGGAGTCCCAGAGGCTTCCCCCAACTGAGAGCATCATACATGTTACCCCATTAGACTCCACCATGGAGATGGGGCAGCTGAGAATCTCAGGATCCACACCCTGCCCACCTCCATCTCGGGCAGCTGGAAAAGTGGTCCTTCCAAATGGGAAACCTGTAGCCCAAGCTCCATTgcaggaagcaaggaagaaaatggaCATCAGCCATGCTGGGCAGAAAGGGAAGGCAGCCTCAGGAAGACCAGAAGGAACCACTGCTTCCCCTCTAGGGTCTGGGGCTCCAGATCTCCAGGAAGCCATGCAGAATCTGCGTTTGGCAACCGCTGAGGCCCAAAGCCTGCACCAGCAGGTTCTGAGCAGGCATCCACAGGGCTCTGACCCTGTAGCCACCTCCATGCCTGTCCAAGATGTTCTGCAAGCATCCACTCCTGCCACTGGGGTTACTCAAGGCAGCATCAGGCCCGTGGCTGGAAGTGAAGCCAGGATTCCAGCAGTCCCCAGAAAG CTGCTGTGA